The following coding sequences lie in one Kribbella sp. NBC_00709 genomic window:
- a CDS encoding LacI family DNA-binding transcriptional regulator yields MTRLKGRVTLATVAGTAGVSVATVSKVLNGRSDVSAVTRARVQEVLEKHGYVGRRPEPTHRDTVELFYQGVLNAYSVQVIQGVVEAGQLAGVDVVLNAHPPHPPTSSSGRAARWIRALIGNGRLAAIGLTSQLADADLAALARARLPLVVVDPANIPQPDVTSVGSTNFAGGMAAAQHLLSLGHRRIGYVGGQPTSGCNQARMSGFRSAMDAVGAAVPPEYVWLSDFLYDDGVAGGSAMLDLRDRPTAIFAGSDEVALGILEAARARGLRVPEDLSLVGFDDTEVARLASPPLTTVRQPLREMGAVALRTAMQLAAGEQVASHHVELATSLIVRGSAAPHELSSVAAS; encoded by the coding sequence ATGACTCGGTTGAAGGGCCGCGTCACCCTGGCGACCGTGGCCGGGACGGCCGGTGTCTCGGTGGCCACGGTGTCCAAGGTGCTGAACGGTCGCAGCGACGTCTCGGCGGTCACCCGCGCACGCGTCCAGGAGGTCCTCGAGAAGCACGGGTACGTCGGCCGCCGCCCGGAGCCGACGCACCGGGACACGGTCGAACTGTTCTACCAGGGCGTGCTGAACGCGTACTCGGTCCAGGTCATCCAGGGCGTGGTCGAGGCCGGTCAGCTGGCGGGCGTCGACGTCGTACTCAACGCTCACCCGCCGCACCCGCCGACGTCGAGCAGCGGGCGGGCCGCGCGGTGGATCCGGGCCTTGATCGGCAACGGCCGCCTGGCCGCGATCGGACTCACCAGCCAACTGGCGGATGCTGACCTGGCCGCACTGGCGCGAGCCCGGCTGCCACTGGTCGTGGTCGACCCGGCGAACATCCCGCAGCCGGACGTGACGAGCGTGGGCTCGACGAACTTCGCCGGCGGGATGGCCGCCGCCCAGCACCTGCTGTCCCTCGGCCACCGCCGGATCGGGTACGTCGGCGGCCAGCCGACCTCCGGGTGCAACCAGGCCCGGATGAGCGGCTTCCGCAGCGCCATGGACGCGGTCGGTGCCGCGGTGCCGCCGGAGTACGTCTGGCTGAGCGACTTCCTCTACGACGACGGCGTGGCCGGCGGTTCGGCGATGCTGGATCTGCGGGACCGGCCGACCGCGATCTTCGCCGGCAGCGACGAGGTCGCGCTCGGGATCCTGGAGGCCGCTCGGGCCCGCGGCCTGCGGGTGCCCGAGGACCTGAGCCTGGTCGGCTTCGACGACACCGAGGTGGCGCGGCTCGCATCGCCGCCGCTCACCACCGTGCGGCAGCCGCTCCGCGAGATGGGCGCGGTCGCGCTCCGCACGGCGATGCAACTGGCGGCGGGGGAGCAGGTCGCGTCGCATCATGTCGAGCTGGCGACGAGCCTGATCGTCCGCGGCTCGGCCGCACCCCACGAGTTGTCCTCGGTGGCGGCCTCCTGA
- a CDS encoding FMN-binding protein has translation MKRIVLWFLGTASAVVLLFGYHTSTSGPQSTGPPVGSTPSSPPSSTPPSTSTSTPSSGSSSGSTTGSSTVTGDVAQTQWGPVQVQLTVQAGKITAVSVPQYPNGNHRDAEINEYALPILINETVQAQSADIDMVSGATVTSDGYIRSLQSVLDQVK, from the coding sequence GTGAAACGCATCGTGCTCTGGTTCCTCGGTACGGCATCGGCCGTCGTCCTGCTGTTCGGGTACCACACCTCGACCTCCGGCCCGCAGTCCACCGGACCGCCCGTCGGCAGCACACCATCGAGCCCCCCATCGAGCACACCGCCGAGCACATCGACGAGCACACCGTCCAGCGGTTCCTCGAGCGGTTCCACGACCGGTTCATCGACGGTGACCGGTGACGTCGCGCAGACCCAGTGGGGACCGGTTCAGGTCCAGCTGACCGTGCAGGCCGGCAAGATCACCGCGGTCAGCGTTCCGCAGTACCCGAACGGGAACCACCGCGATGCCGAGATCAACGAGTACGCGCTGCCGATCCTGATCAACGAAACCGTCCAGGCCCAGAGCGCAGACATCGACATGGTCAGCGGGGCGACCGTGACCAGTGACGGCTACATCCGTTCTCTGCAAAGCGTTCTGGACCAGGTGAAATGA
- a CDS encoding carbohydrate ABC transporter permease — MTVTAPPVVPATGRNVSSGAGGSRVGRSGPVAWMVLPALVLFVVFGVVPLIGVVVLSFTQWDGLGPIHANGFANWRSVLSDPQTWHSVLVTFEIMILSWAVQTPMSLLLGTFLAGRQRYRAFLAVLYFIPLLLSSAAIAITYKALLDPNFGLGAGLHIGFLTQDWLGKSNLAIAVVIFIVSWQFIPFHSLIYQGGVRQIPTTMYEAASIDGAGRIRQFFSITVPQLKYTIITSSTLMVVGSLTFFDLIFVLTAGGPGDATRVLALDMYKRGFMSNQMGPASVIASIIVLLGLVLALLLRRLGGSTTASQQEGA; from the coding sequence ATGACCGTGACCGCTCCGCCCGTCGTCCCGGCGACCGGCCGCAATGTCTCGTCCGGCGCCGGGGGGTCCCGCGTCGGGCGGAGCGGTCCGGTCGCCTGGATGGTGCTGCCCGCGCTGGTGCTGTTTGTCGTGTTCGGGGTCGTGCCGCTGATCGGCGTGGTCGTGCTCAGCTTCACCCAGTGGGACGGCCTCGGCCCGATCCACGCGAACGGGTTCGCGAACTGGCGCTCGGTGCTGTCCGATCCACAGACGTGGCACAGCGTCTTGGTGACGTTTGAGATCATGATCCTGTCCTGGGCGGTGCAGACCCCGATGAGCCTGCTGCTCGGCACGTTCCTGGCCGGCCGGCAGCGGTACCGCGCGTTCCTGGCCGTGCTGTACTTCATCCCGCTGCTGCTCAGCTCGGCCGCGATCGCGATCACGTACAAGGCCCTGCTCGATCCGAACTTCGGCCTCGGCGCGGGCCTGCACATCGGCTTCCTTACCCAGGACTGGCTCGGTAAGAGCAACCTCGCCATCGCCGTGGTGATCTTCATCGTCTCCTGGCAGTTCATCCCCTTCCACTCGCTGATCTACCAAGGCGGCGTACGGCAGATCCCGACCACGATGTACGAGGCCGCCTCGATCGACGGCGCCGGCCGGATCCGGCAGTTCTTCAGCATCACCGTGCCGCAACTGAAGTACACGATCATCACGTCGTCGACCCTTATGGTGGTCGGTTCGCTGACCTTCTTCGACCTGATCTTCGTGCTGACCGCAGGCGGCCCGGGCGACGCCACCCGCGTCCTCGCCCTCGACATGTACAAGCGCGGCTTCATGTCCAACCAGATGGGTCCCGCCAGTGTGATCGCGTCCATCATCGTGCTGCTCGGCCTGGTGCTCGCACTGCTGCTCCGGCGGCTCGGCGGCAGTACGACGGCCAGCCAGCAGGAAGGTGCCTGA
- a CDS encoding carbohydrate ABC transporter permease — MAIATTSSTSTRRARGGPVRAHKLLQLNWFGGLAGWIWLAIVVIPLYWIVVTSFKDQSDYFTQNPFALPSAPTSENYKLVIQSDFPRYFINSVIVTLGTIIPAVGISFMAAYAIIRGAGSKFLAGVNGLFLMGLAIPLQATIIPVYLLIIKMHLYDSLLALILPSVAFSIPLSVLVLSNFIRDVPKELFESMRVDGATEWGMLRTLAFPLTRPALVTVSIYNGLAVWNGFLLPLILTQSPDKRTLPLALWTFQGQYSVNVPAVLASVVLTTLPIVILYAVSRRQLLSGLTAGFSR, encoded by the coding sequence ATGGCGATCGCAACCACCTCGAGTACGTCGACCCGCCGCGCACGCGGCGGACCGGTGCGCGCGCACAAGCTGCTCCAGCTGAACTGGTTCGGCGGGCTGGCCGGTTGGATCTGGCTCGCGATCGTGGTGATCCCGCTGTACTGGATCGTGGTCACCAGCTTCAAGGACCAGAGCGACTACTTCACCCAGAACCCGTTCGCCCTGCCGTCCGCACCGACGTCGGAGAACTACAAGCTGGTGATCCAGTCGGACTTCCCGCGGTACTTCATCAACAGCGTGATCGTCACCCTCGGCACGATCATCCCGGCGGTCGGGATCTCGTTCATGGCGGCGTACGCGATCATCCGCGGCGCCGGCAGCAAGTTCCTTGCCGGGGTCAACGGTCTGTTCCTGATGGGGCTGGCGATCCCGCTGCAGGCGACGATCATCCCGGTCTACCTGCTGATCATCAAGATGCACCTGTACGACAGCCTGCTCGCGCTGATCCTGCCGTCGGTCGCGTTCTCGATCCCGCTGTCGGTGCTGGTGCTGTCGAACTTCATCCGCGACGTACCGAAGGAACTGTTCGAGTCGATGCGGGTGGACGGCGCGACCGAGTGGGGCATGCTCCGCACACTCGCGTTCCCGCTGACCCGGCCGGCGCTCGTGACCGTCAGCATCTACAACGGTCTCGCCGTCTGGAACGGGTTCCTCCTGCCGCTGATCCTGACCCAGAGCCCGGACAAGCGCACACTGCCGTTGGCACTGTGGACCTTCCAGGGCCAGTACAGCGTCAACGTCCCGGCGGTCCTCGCCTCGGTCGTCCTGACCACGCTGCCGATCGTCATCCTGTACGCCGTCAGCCGCCGGCAACTGCTCTCCGGCCTCACCGCCGGCTTCAGCCGGTAG
- a CDS encoding ABC transporter ATP-binding protein, with amino-acid sequence MEVVRLRQVSKRYGRREILADVDLQVNAGELLALVGANGSGKSTVLKLMVGLSRPSTGSVRRTARAVSYVPDVFASHDRLSASAYLRHMGRIRGLSTRTARERALELLDRLALAGGADTPMRKLSKGNAQKVALAQALLAPPELLVLDEPWAGLDATAHTTLRELLTETAAQGAAVAFTEHSAQVVRSTATRVCEIGDGRLTALPQQAGLTEISMVPGAEIDWSRHPDVVEVRPHEAGVTLTVPTGRHDAALLTALQHGWSVTTVRQVTSE; translated from the coding sequence ATGGAAGTGGTCCGGCTGCGGCAAGTCTCGAAACGGTACGGGCGGCGGGAGATCCTGGCGGACGTCGACCTGCAGGTGAACGCGGGTGAGCTGCTCGCACTGGTCGGCGCGAACGGTTCCGGCAAGTCCACGGTCCTCAAGCTGATGGTCGGCCTGTCCCGGCCGTCGACAGGATCGGTACGGCGCACCGCCCGCGCGGTCAGCTACGTCCCGGACGTCTTCGCGTCCCACGATCGGCTGTCCGCGTCGGCGTACCTGCGGCACATGGGCCGGATCCGCGGACTCAGCACGAGAACGGCGAGAGAGCGCGCTCTCGAGTTGCTGGACCGGCTCGCGCTCGCGGGCGGCGCGGACACACCGATGCGGAAGCTGTCGAAGGGCAACGCGCAGAAGGTCGCGCTCGCGCAGGCCCTGCTCGCCCCGCCCGAGCTCCTTGTCCTCGACGAACCGTGGGCCGGTCTCGACGCAACCGCTCACACGACCCTGCGCGAACTCCTCACCGAGACGGCCGCACAAGGCGCGGCGGTTGCGTTCACCGAGCACTCCGCGCAGGTCGTCAGGTCAACGGCGACCCGAGTCTGCGAGATCGGGGACGGCCGGCTGACGGCGCTGCCCCAGCAAGCCGGCTTGACCGAGATCTCGATGGTTCCCGGGGCCGAGATCGATTGGTCCCGGCACCCCGACGTGGTCGAAGTACGGCCGCACGAGGCGGGTGTCACGTTGACGGTGCCGACCGGCCGGCACGACGCGGCTCTGCTGACTGCTCTGCAACACGGCTGGTCAGTGACGACGGTTCGCCAGGTGACGTCCGAGTGA
- a CDS encoding glycoside hydrolase family 3 N-terminal domain-containing protein, translated as MSISTDRPWRDSALPAAERAGLLLRAMTLEEKVAQLGSRWAGNDMADAELSEDGTMNVAPMEDVFSTAGSLSLQDASRDGLGHLTRVWGSYPQTVEQGIAEVIRQHEIVLKNSRLGIPALVHEECLTGFTTYGATVYPASIAWGATFDPALVERMAAAIGRDMAAAGVQQGLSPVLDVVRDYRWGRVEETIGEDPYLVAILGSAYVRGLQSAGVLATLKHFAGYSASRAGRNHGPVSMGKRELLDIILPTFETAIATAGAGSVMSSYADLDGLPASADPWLFTDVLRGEWGFEGTVVSDYWAVPFLASMHRVAADDAEAGALALTAGTDVELPDTIGFAGLVDKVKSGEVSEELIDRAALRLLVQKVELGLLDEDWTPEGSVRAEVDLDSADNRALAAELAEKSVVLLDAGTALPLTGLAKVAVVGPTAHDPRTLMGCYAFPNHVLPRYPERGLGIAIASPLDALRNELAGVEVSYAKGCEVIGDDRSGFEAAVAAAQDADVCVAFVGDLSGLFGHGTSGEGCDAEDLRLPGVQGEMLDALLDTGKPVVVVVVSGRPYALGLFAERTAGLVQAFIPGQEGAAAIAGVLSGRIVPSGKLPVQIPRHVGGQPGTYLQPALGSVESAGISGLEVRPLYPFGFGASYTSFTVADLQLSAPEIGNDGEFTATVHVRNTGDRGGDEVVQLYLRDVVAQVARPLKLLTGFARVSLAPGQAADVTFRIHADRTAYTGPDLRRIVEPGDFEVMVGTSSLDLPCRAMVRITGDVRVVGHDRVLTTPVTIQDPGGG; from the coding sequence TTGTCCATCTCGACTGACCGGCCCTGGCGCGACTCCGCGCTGCCCGCTGCGGAGCGGGCCGGCCTCCTGCTGCGGGCGATGACGCTGGAGGAGAAGGTCGCGCAGCTGGGCAGTCGGTGGGCCGGCAACGACATGGCCGACGCCGAACTGTCCGAGGACGGGACGATGAACGTCGCGCCGATGGAGGACGTCTTCTCGACCGCGGGTTCGCTGTCGCTGCAGGACGCGAGCCGCGACGGCCTCGGTCATCTCACCCGCGTCTGGGGCAGCTACCCGCAGACCGTGGAGCAGGGCATCGCCGAGGTGATCCGGCAGCACGAGATCGTGCTGAAGAACTCACGACTCGGCATCCCCGCACTCGTCCACGAGGAGTGCCTCACCGGCTTCACGACGTACGGCGCGACCGTCTACCCAGCGTCCATCGCCTGGGGTGCGACGTTCGACCCGGCGCTGGTCGAGCGGATGGCGGCCGCGATCGGGCGGGACATGGCCGCGGCCGGGGTGCAGCAGGGATTGTCGCCGGTGCTCGACGTCGTGCGTGACTATCGCTGGGGCCGGGTCGAGGAGACGATCGGCGAGGACCCTTACCTGGTGGCGATCCTGGGTTCGGCGTACGTGCGCGGTCTGCAGAGCGCGGGTGTGCTCGCGACCCTGAAACACTTCGCCGGGTACTCCGCTTCGCGCGCCGGCCGCAACCACGGCCCCGTGTCGATGGGCAAGCGGGAGCTGCTCGACATCATCCTGCCGACGTTCGAGACCGCGATCGCGACGGCCGGCGCCGGATCGGTGATGAGCTCGTACGCCGACCTCGACGGACTGCCCGCGAGTGCGGATCCGTGGTTGTTCACCGACGTACTGCGGGGTGAGTGGGGTTTCGAGGGGACGGTCGTCTCGGACTACTGGGCGGTGCCGTTCCTTGCGTCGATGCACCGGGTCGCGGCGGACGACGCGGAGGCCGGCGCGCTGGCGTTGACGGCCGGGACGGACGTGGAGCTGCCGGACACGATCGGGTTCGCCGGGCTGGTGGACAAGGTGAAGTCGGGCGAGGTGTCCGAGGAGCTGATCGACCGCGCGGCGCTGCGGCTGCTGGTGCAGAAGGTCGAGCTCGGGCTGCTCGACGAGGACTGGACGCCGGAGGGTTCGGTGCGGGCGGAGGTCGACCTGGACTCGGCGGACAACCGGGCGCTCGCTGCCGAGCTGGCCGAGAAGTCCGTCGTCCTGCTCGACGCGGGCACGGCGCTTCCGCTGACCGGCCTCGCGAAGGTTGCCGTCGTCGGACCGACGGCGCACGATCCGCGGACCCTGATGGGCTGTTACGCGTTCCCGAACCATGTGCTGCCGCGCTATCCGGAGCGTGGGCTGGGGATCGCGATCGCGTCGCCGCTTGATGCCTTGCGCAACGAGCTGGCGGGTGTGGAGGTCTCGTACGCCAAAGGATGTGAGGTCATCGGGGACGATCGCTCCGGGTTCGAGGCGGCCGTTGCGGCGGCCCAGGACGCGGATGTGTGTGTTGCGTTCGTCGGCGACCTGTCGGGGTTGTTCGGGCATGGGACCTCGGGGGAGGGGTGTGATGCCGAGGATCTGCGGCTCCCCGGTGTGCAGGGTGAGATGCTCGACGCACTGCTCGATACCGGGAAGCCGGTGGTCGTAGTAGTGGTGTCGGGGCGGCCGTATGCGCTGGGGTTGTTCGCGGAGCGGACCGCTGGATTGGTCCAGGCGTTCATCCCGGGGCAGGAAGGCGCGGCGGCGATCGCGGGTGTGCTCAGTGGACGGATCGTGCCCAGCGGCAAGCTGCCGGTGCAGATTCCGCGGCACGTCGGTGGGCAGCCCGGTACCTACCTGCAGCCGGCGCTCGGCAGCGTGGAGAGCGCCGGGATCAGCGGGCTCGAGGTCCGGCCGTTGTACCCGTTCGGGTTCGGCGCGTCGTACACGAGCTTCACGGTCGCCGACCTGCAATTGAGTGCTCCGGAGATCGGCAACGACGGCGAGTTCACCGCGACGGTGCACGTGCGCAACACCGGGGACCGCGGCGGCGACGAGGTCGTGCAGTTGTATCTGCGCGACGTGGTTGCCCAGGTCGCTCGGCCGTTGAAGCTGCTGACCGGGTTCGCGCGGGTGTCGCTCGCGCCGGGTCAGGCGGCCGACGTCACGTTCCGGATCCACGCCGATCGCACTGCGTACACGGGTCCGGATCTGCGGCGGATCGTCGAGCCCGGGGACTTCGAAGTGATGGTGGGCACGTCGTCGCTGGACCTGCCGTGTCGCGCCATGGTCCGGATCACCGGGGATGTGAGGGTGGTCGGGCACGACCGGGTCCTGACGACTCCGGTGACGATCCAGGATCCCGGCGGAGGATGA
- a CDS encoding extracellular solute-binding protein, giving the protein MTTSRRTFLGFVGGGALAAGLAACGSSGPKSTPGSTAGAAAGSGTTYWFLTGQPQQAIREAQVKRFNDANSSTKIKTTEFQNDAFKAKIKTAIGAGQGPTLIWGWGGGGLKAYVEAGQVEDLTDWFNQQTDLKNSIFPSAFTAATVNGKLYAVPGETVTPIVLFYDKRSFEKIGAEPPQSWGDIMDLVPKFNAKGIAPFSLGGQSRWTNMMWLEFLFDRIGGSEVFQNIYDGKKDGWSDPSALKALDEMQKLIKANGFIKGFSSITADSNADQALLYTGKAAMMLHGAWTYGNMKTAGKDFVTGGHLGYMNFPPVDGGKGDPTDTVGNPGQYMSISSKASQGDKDTAKKFIANNTLDDATVDAWVKSGNIPVVKSAKDKLASISDKNDAEWLNFVYDTAANAKNFAQSWDQALSPTQAETLLDNIAKLFQLSISPQQFADNMNAVIGQ; this is encoded by the coding sequence ATGACGACATCCCGACGTACCTTCCTAGGTTTCGTCGGTGGCGGCGCACTGGCGGCCGGACTGGCTGCCTGCGGTAGTTCCGGCCCGAAGAGCACGCCCGGTTCCACCGCCGGCGCGGCAGCCGGCAGCGGGACGACGTACTGGTTCCTCACCGGACAGCCGCAGCAGGCGATCCGGGAGGCGCAGGTCAAGCGGTTCAACGACGCGAACTCGAGCACCAAGATCAAGACCACCGAGTTCCAGAACGACGCGTTCAAGGCGAAGATCAAGACCGCGATCGGCGCCGGCCAGGGCCCGACGCTGATCTGGGGCTGGGGCGGCGGCGGCCTGAAGGCCTACGTCGAGGCCGGCCAGGTCGAGGACCTGACCGACTGGTTCAACCAGCAGACCGACCTGAAGAACTCGATCTTCCCGTCCGCCTTCACGGCGGCGACCGTCAACGGCAAGCTCTACGCCGTGCCGGGAGAGACCGTCACCCCGATCGTGCTGTTCTACGACAAGCGCTCCTTCGAGAAGATCGGCGCCGAGCCGCCGCAGTCGTGGGGCGACATCATGGACCTGGTGCCGAAGTTCAACGCGAAGGGCATCGCGCCGTTCTCGCTCGGCGGCCAGTCGCGCTGGACCAACATGATGTGGCTGGAGTTCCTCTTCGACCGGATCGGCGGCAGCGAGGTCTTCCAGAACATCTACGACGGCAAGAAGGACGGCTGGTCCGACCCGTCCGCACTCAAGGCGCTCGACGAGATGCAGAAGCTGATCAAGGCGAACGGCTTCATCAAGGGCTTCTCGTCCATCACCGCCGACTCCAACGCCGACCAGGCGCTGCTCTACACGGGCAAGGCGGCGATGATGCTGCACGGTGCCTGGACCTACGGCAACATGAAGACGGCCGGCAAGGACTTCGTCACCGGCGGGCACCTCGGGTACATGAACTTCCCGCCGGTCGACGGCGGCAAGGGCGACCCGACCGACACCGTCGGCAACCCGGGTCAGTACATGTCGATCTCCTCCAAGGCGAGCCAGGGCGACAAGGACACCGCGAAGAAGTTCATCGCGAACAACACCCTCGACGACGCCACCGTGGACGCCTGGGTGAAGTCCGGCAACATCCCGGTAGTGAAGAGCGCGAAGGACAAGCTCGCGTCGATCTCGGACAAGAACGACGCCGAGTGGCTCAACTTCGTCTACGACACGGCGGCGAACGCGAAGAACTTCGCGCAGTCGTGGGACCAGGCGCTCAGCCCGACCCAGGCCGAGACCCTGCTCGACAACATCGCCAAGCTGTTCCAGCTGTCGATCTCGCCCCAGCAGTTCGCCGACAACATGAACGCGGTGATCGGCCAGTGA
- a CDS encoding ferredoxin reductase family protein, whose product MFEALGRRADADSTVRTGAFVVLWLSLLLVTYWWVADGGVQELGGWATGLTSLGRLTGLLAAALLLAQVVLMARVPMLEAAYGQDRLARIHRLTGFTSFNLMLAHVVTITWGYAAGDLGKTPATLWDLTVDYPGMLLAVAGTTCLCLSVLTSIKAARRRIRYESWHLLHLYAYLGVGLALPHQLWTGQEFLASTGRTVFWWTAWAVAAAAILIYRIGLPVLRNARHRLRVTAVVPEADRVVSVYVGGRHLDRLQTEAGQFFSWRFLGRPGWTRANPYSLSAAPDGRQLRITVQEAGDGSAALSGVRPGTRVLVEGPFGRLSARARTERRIALIGAGVGITPLRALAEGLDYAPGDAVLIQRYTDHQLFRTELQALHDRRGLSLLTLPGPRRSPASWFGPGPGELDDLEALRYWIPDIADRDVYLCGPDAWTQLVRHTLDAAGLPAERLHLETFKW is encoded by the coding sequence ATGTTCGAAGCGTTGGGCCGGCGGGCTGACGCCGACAGCACAGTGCGGACCGGCGCGTTCGTGGTGCTGTGGCTGAGCCTGCTTCTGGTTACCTACTGGTGGGTGGCCGACGGCGGCGTGCAGGAGTTGGGCGGCTGGGCGACCGGTCTGACGTCGCTCGGCCGGCTCACCGGGTTGCTGGCCGCAGCCTTGCTCCTGGCGCAGGTCGTCCTGATGGCCCGGGTGCCGATGCTGGAGGCGGCGTACGGGCAGGACCGGCTCGCGCGGATCCATCGCCTGACCGGGTTCACCTCGTTCAACCTGATGCTCGCGCATGTCGTCACCATCACCTGGGGATATGCGGCCGGCGATTTGGGCAAGACACCCGCGACGTTGTGGGATCTGACAGTCGACTACCCGGGCATGCTGCTCGCGGTCGCCGGCACCACCTGCCTGTGCCTGAGCGTTCTGACGAGCATCAAGGCGGCGCGGCGCCGGATCCGGTACGAGTCGTGGCATCTCCTGCATCTGTACGCGTATCTCGGCGTCGGACTGGCGCTGCCGCACCAACTGTGGACCGGCCAGGAGTTCCTCGCGTCGACCGGCCGGACCGTGTTCTGGTGGACCGCCTGGGCAGTCGCCGCGGCCGCGATCCTGATCTACCGGATCGGACTCCCGGTCCTGCGCAACGCGCGGCACCGCCTGCGGGTGACGGCCGTCGTCCCCGAGGCCGACCGGGTCGTCTCCGTGTACGTCGGCGGACGGCACCTGGACCGCCTGCAGACCGAGGCGGGCCAGTTCTTCTCCTGGCGGTTCCTCGGGCGGCCCGGCTGGACGCGGGCCAACCCGTACTCCCTGTCGGCCGCTCCTGACGGCCGGCAGTTGCGCATCACCGTCCAGGAAGCAGGCGACGGCAGCGCGGCGTTGAGCGGCGTACGACCGGGTACGCGCGTGCTGGTCGAAGGACCGTTCGGCCGGTTGAGTGCGCGAGCCCGTACCGAGCGGCGGATCGCGCTCATCGGAGCGGGGGTCGGTATCACCCCGTTGCGGGCTCTGGCCGAGGGTCTCGACTACGCCCCGGGCGATGCGGTTCTCATCCAGCGGTACACCGATCACCAACTCTTCAGGACGGAACTGCAGGCGCTGCACGATCGGCGCGGTCTGTCCCTGCTGACCTTGCCGGGACCTCGGCGCAGCCCTGCTTCGTGGTTCGGCCCGGGGCCGGGTGAGCTCGATGACTTGGAAGCGCTCCGGTATTGGATCCCGGACATCGCCGACCGCGACGTCTACCTGTGCGGACCCGACGCGTGGACGCAGCTGGTCAGGCACACCCTCGACGCCGCCGGCCTCCCGGCCGAGCGGCTCCATCTCGAAACCTTCAAGTGGTGA
- a CDS encoding FAD:protein FMN transferase, whose translation MTTRYVEHVMGMPISLALRGRHADDDRAAEAWGSALDSLRDADRIFSTYRRDSYISRLNRGELTVADCPSGVAEVLALGEQARRESRGAFDVRRTSGLDPSGVVKGWAVERAARAFDRLEGTDYCLSAGGDMTCRVSGTASDAWRIGIEDPHAPDRVVAVVPIRNGAIATSGLHRRGDHITDARTGTTPSALASVTVVHRSLTQADIDATAAFALGADGLAWLQSRPGRTGLVVLVDGTRQVFGDRTPGVDVATG comes from the coding sequence ATGACGACCCGGTACGTCGAACACGTGATGGGCATGCCGATCAGCCTCGCGTTGCGCGGCCGGCATGCCGATGACGACCGCGCAGCCGAGGCGTGGGGAAGCGCTCTCGACTCTCTCCGAGACGCCGATCGGATCTTCAGTACCTACCGCCGGGATTCGTACATCTCCCGCCTCAACCGCGGCGAGCTGACCGTCGCAGACTGCCCGTCAGGGGTCGCCGAGGTCCTCGCACTCGGCGAACAGGCACGACGCGAGTCTCGAGGCGCGTTCGACGTACGGCGTACGTCCGGGCTTGACCCGAGTGGCGTGGTGAAGGGCTGGGCCGTCGAACGCGCTGCCCGGGCCTTCGACCGACTGGAGGGCACGGACTACTGCCTGTCCGCCGGCGGAGACATGACGTGTCGCGTCTCCGGTACGGCGTCCGACGCGTGGCGGATCGGGATCGAGGATCCGCACGCTCCGGACCGGGTGGTTGCGGTGGTACCGATCCGCAACGGCGCGATCGCCACATCCGGCCTGCACCGGCGCGGCGATCACATCACCGATGCTCGCACCGGCACGACGCCGTCCGCGCTGGCGTCGGTGACCGTGGTCCATCGATCGCTCACCCAGGCCGATATCGACGCCACCGCGGCGTTCGCGCTGGGCGCGGACGGTCTCGCCTGGCTACAGTCCCGACCAGGCCGCACCGGCCTGGTCGTCCTCGTCGACGGGACACGTCAGGTGTTCGGGGACAGGACCCCGGGAGTAGATGTCGCTACCGGCTGA